The Lysinibacillus irui sequence TATAAAGATAGTTGAAGGAGTGAGGAGCTATGATTTTAATTAGTGCCTGCTTAGCTGGAATAAATGTTCGTTATAATGGTACGAACAGTCTAGATGAAAAAATACAAAAGCTTGTGTTAGAAAATAAAGCTGTCACCGTTTGTCCTGAGTTAATGGGAGGTTTTACAACGCCACGCGAGCCTGCTGAAATTGTTGGAGGAAATGGTCATGATGTTCTTGATGGGAAAGCAAGGGTCGTTGAAAGATCTGGACGTGATGTTACAGAATTATACCTTAAAGGAGCGAATGCGACCTTACA is a genomic window containing:
- a CDS encoding DUF523 domain-containing protein; amino-acid sequence: MILISACLAGINVRYNGTNSLDEKIQKLVLENKAVTVCPELMGGFTTPREPAEIVGGNGHDVLDGKARVVERSGRDVTELYLKGANATLQKAREIGATKVVLKEYSPSCGSAMIYNGEFNGTKLVGVGVTTALLQRHGIEVVSEEQFLTN